In one Streptomyces venezuelae genomic region, the following are encoded:
- a CDS encoding phosphatase PAP2 family protein: MTGRPTTASAVLPAALRAWLGLIAVLAALTAVVIGIQYAGHSEAGRADRWFIDPTADSVRGTWRNVALATDFWGEPAGAALLVVAAVAGCLLLRHRRGAVLVVVGAALAVVATTLVKSVVGRTIHGADNLSYPSGHTAFATALAVAVALIATGRLGLGRAAGLSLVLGAALVAGAVMGWAQVALSAHYPTDVLGGWCTALTVVPLTAWAVDRAADSRRSDRS, encoded by the coding sequence GTGACCGGCCGCCCGACCACCGCTTCCGCCGTGCTGCCCGCCGCGCTGCGCGCGTGGCTCGGGCTGATCGCGGTCCTCGCCGCGCTGACGGCCGTCGTCATCGGAATCCAGTACGCGGGACACAGCGAGGCCGGCCGGGCCGACAGGTGGTTCATCGACCCGACGGCGGACAGTGTGCGCGGGACGTGGCGGAACGTCGCCCTGGCCACGGACTTCTGGGGCGAGCCCGCCGGGGCCGCGCTGCTGGTCGTGGCAGCGGTGGCGGGCTGTCTGCTGCTGCGGCACCGGCGCGGGGCGGTGCTCGTGGTCGTCGGCGCCGCGCTGGCCGTGGTGGCGACGACGCTCGTCAAGTCCGTGGTGGGGCGCACCATTCACGGCGCCGACAACCTGTCCTACCCGAGCGGGCACACCGCGTTCGCCACCGCGCTCGCGGTCGCGGTGGCGCTCATCGCGACCGGCCGGCTCGGCCTCGGCAGGGCGGCCGGCCTGTCACTCGTGCTCGGTGCGGCACTGGTGGCGGGCGCCGTCATGGGCTGGGCGCAAGTGGCGCTGAGCGCGCACTACCCGACCGATGTGCTGGGCGGCTGGTGCACGGCCCTGACGGTGGTGCCGTTGACCGCGTGGGCGGTCGACCGGGCCGCGGACTCCCGCCGCTCCGACCGCTCCTGA
- a CDS encoding polysaccharide pyruvyl transferase family protein: MKTASRVGVFGLLGSGNLGNDGSLEAVLGYLRAEHPDAAVDALCGGPEVVTARYGIPATRLHWNRGEYRTASRVGAIATKGVGKLVDVARTAAWVRRHDVVIVPGMGVLEATLPLRPWGFPYSLFLLCASGRIFRTRIALVGVGAAPIRDRATRALVRRSARLAAYRSYRDDLSRDAMRAMGVDTAPDEVYPDLAFALPTPPPGTTNGTVCVGVMDFHGGNDDRARAEEIHRRYLEGTTRFVRALVDEGRPVRLLTGDACDASVVEAIIDAVDSPLVTAAETASLADLMEEMAAADSVVATRYHNLVCALKAGTPTLALSYAAKSDALMERMGLAAHCHPAREVDTDRLLEQFRALEKQSVELRRTLADRNRTAARQLRDQFDALTAALFPGARTSSTHTDAHALRETP; the protein is encoded by the coding sequence ATGAAGACCGCCTCACGGGTGGGCGTGTTCGGCCTGCTCGGCTCCGGCAACCTCGGCAACGACGGATCGCTCGAAGCCGTGCTCGGGTACCTGCGCGCCGAGCACCCCGACGCGGCCGTGGACGCGCTCTGCGGCGGACCCGAGGTCGTCACGGCCCGGTACGGGATTCCCGCCACCCGGCTGCACTGGAACCGCGGGGAGTACCGCACCGCGTCACGCGTGGGCGCGATCGCCACGAAGGGCGTCGGCAAGCTCGTCGACGTGGCCCGCACCGCCGCCTGGGTGCGCAGGCACGACGTGGTGATCGTGCCGGGCATGGGCGTCCTGGAGGCCACGCTGCCGCTGCGGCCGTGGGGCTTCCCGTACTCGCTGTTCCTGCTCTGCGCGAGCGGCAGGATCTTCCGCACCCGGATCGCGCTCGTCGGCGTCGGCGCCGCCCCCATCCGCGACCGGGCGACCAGGGCCCTGGTGCGCCGCTCGGCGCGCCTCGCCGCCTACCGGTCCTACCGTGACGACCTGTCCCGCGACGCGATGCGCGCCATGGGCGTGGACACGGCGCCCGACGAGGTCTACCCGGACCTCGCCTTCGCCCTGCCGACCCCGCCGCCGGGCACCACGAACGGCACGGTCTGCGTCGGCGTCATGGACTTCCACGGCGGCAACGACGACCGTGCGCGGGCCGAGGAGATCCACCGGCGCTACCTCGAAGGGACCACCCGGTTCGTCCGTGCGCTGGTCGACGAGGGCAGGCCGGTCCGGCTGCTCACCGGCGACGCCTGCGACGCGTCGGTGGTCGAAGCGATCATCGACGCGGTGGACTCACCGCTGGTCACCGCCGCCGAGACGGCCTCGCTCGCCGACCTGATGGAGGAGATGGCGGCCGCCGACTCCGTCGTGGCGACCAGGTACCACAACCTGGTCTGCGCACTGAAGGCAGGCACTCCGACACTCGCCCTCAGCTACGCGGCCAAGAGCGACGCGCTCATGGAACGCATGGGCCTCGCCGCCCACTGCCACCCGGCCCGCGAGGTCGACACCGACCGGCTCCTCGAACAGTTCCGTGCGCTGGAGAAGCAGTCGGTGGAACTGCGCCGCACGCTCGCCGACCGGAACCGGACCGCCGCGCGTCAACTCCGAGACCAGTTTGACGCGTTGACAGCGGCCCTGTTCCCCGGTGCCCGCACCTCTTCGACCCACACAGACGCCCACGCCCTGCGGGAGACACCGTGA
- a CDS encoding glutamate-1-semialdehyde 2,1-aminomutase: MDHEEFSLPRSRAANERLHAMIPGGAHTYAKGDDQYPEGLAPVISHGRGAHVWDVDGNRYIEYGSGLRSVSLGHAHPRVTEAVRREIDRGSNFVRPSVVEADAAERFLATVPTAEMVKFAKNGSDATTAAVRLARAVTGRQRVAVCGDHPFFSVDDWFIGTTPMSAGIPESTSALTVAFPYGDLAATDDLLTRYRDEVACLILEPAHTEPPPGYLAGLRDLADRHGCVLVFDEMITGFRWSEAGAQGLYGVTPDLSTFGKALGNGFAVSALAGRRALMERGGLRHGDERVFLLSTTHGAETHSLAAAMAVQTVYTEEGITARLHALGERLAAGVRDAAASMGVDDHVVVRGRASNLVFATLDADGQPSQQYRTLFLRRLLAGGVLAPSFVVSSALDEADIDRTVDVVAQACAVYRKALDAGDPTPWLAGRPVKPVFRRLA, translated from the coding sequence GTGGACCACGAAGAGTTCTCCCTGCCCCGGTCGCGGGCCGCGAACGAACGACTGCACGCCATGATCCCCGGCGGCGCCCACACGTACGCCAAGGGCGACGACCAGTACCCCGAGGGCCTGGCCCCGGTCATCAGCCACGGCAGGGGCGCCCACGTGTGGGACGTCGACGGCAACCGCTACATCGAGTACGGCTCCGGCCTGCGGTCGGTCAGCCTCGGCCACGCCCACCCCCGCGTCACCGAGGCGGTGCGGCGCGAGATCGACCGCGGCAGCAACTTCGTCCGGCCGTCCGTCGTCGAGGCCGACGCCGCCGAACGCTTCCTCGCGACCGTGCCGACCGCCGAGATGGTGAAGTTCGCGAAGAACGGCTCCGACGCGACCACCGCCGCCGTGCGCCTCGCCCGCGCCGTCACCGGGCGGCAGCGGGTGGCGGTCTGCGGCGACCACCCGTTCTTCTCCGTCGACGACTGGTTCATCGGCACCACCCCGATGTCCGCCGGCATCCCCGAGTCGACCAGCGCGCTCACGGTCGCGTTCCCGTACGGGGACCTGGCCGCCACCGACGACCTGCTCACCCGGTACCGGGACGAGGTCGCCTGCCTGATCCTCGAACCCGCCCACACCGAGCCCCCGCCCGGCTACCTCGCCGGACTGCGCGACCTGGCCGACCGGCACGGCTGCGTCCTCGTCTTCGACGAGATGATCACCGGCTTCCGCTGGTCCGAGGCGGGCGCCCAGGGCCTCTACGGCGTCACCCCCGACCTGTCCACCTTCGGCAAGGCGCTGGGCAACGGGTTCGCCGTCTCCGCGCTGGCCGGGCGCCGCGCGCTGATGGAACGGGGCGGCCTGCGCCACGGTGACGAGCGCGTGTTCCTGCTGTCCACCACGCACGGCGCGGAGACGCACTCCCTCGCCGCCGCCATGGCGGTGCAGACCGTGTACACGGAGGAGGGCATCACCGCGCGGCTGCACGCCCTCGGCGAGCGGCTGGCCGCCGGGGTGCGGGACGCCGCGGCGAGCATGGGCGTCGACGACCACGTCGTCGTCCGCGGCCGGGCCAGCAACCTGGTCTTCGCGACGCTCGACGCGGACGGGCAGCCCTCGCAGCAGTACCGCACCCTGTTCCTGCGCCGCCTCCTCGCGGGCGGGGTGCTCGCCCCGTCGTTCGTGGTGAGCAGCGCGCTCGACGAGGCGGACATCGACCGCACCGTGGACGTGGTGGCCCAGGCCTGCGCGGTCTACCGGAAGGCGCTGGACGCGGGCGACCCCACGCCCTGGCTGGCCGGGCGGCCGGTGAAGCCGGTCTTCCGCCGCCTGGCGTGA
- a CDS encoding NAD-dependent epimerase/dehydratase family protein, which translates to MRVLLTGHQGYLGTVMAPVLTAAGHDVVGLDSGLFADCVLGPRPADPPGPRVDLRDVTPDHLTGIDAVIHLAALSNDPLGALAPDLTYDINHHASVRLARLAREAGVRRFLYASTCSVYGAAGGGELVAEDAPLRPVTPYAESKVRVEDDLHALADDDFSPVYMRNATAFGYSPRLRADIVLNNLVGHALLSGEVLVLSDGTPWRPLVHAADIARAFTAALTAPRDAVHDLAFNIGSETNNVTVAEIAEQVAEAVSGAKVRITGENGADPRSYRVDFSRFRAAIPGFECEWTVLRGALELADAYRKHGLTREDFEQRFTRLAVLRAASDAGTVDDTLRWRR; encoded by the coding sequence TTGCGCGTACTGCTCACCGGACACCAGGGCTACCTGGGCACCGTGATGGCCCCGGTGCTCACCGCCGCCGGACACGACGTCGTCGGCCTGGACTCCGGCCTGTTCGCCGACTGCGTCCTCGGCCCGCGCCCCGCGGACCCGCCCGGGCCGCGCGTCGACCTGCGCGACGTCACGCCCGACCACCTGACCGGCATCGACGCCGTGATCCACTTGGCCGCGCTCTCCAACGACCCGCTGGGCGCGCTCGCACCGGACCTCACGTACGACATCAACCACCACGCGTCCGTGCGCCTCGCCCGGCTGGCCCGCGAGGCCGGAGTGCGACGCTTCCTGTACGCCTCCACCTGCTCCGTCTACGGCGCCGCGGGCGGCGGCGAACTGGTCGCCGAGGACGCTCCGCTGCGGCCCGTGACGCCGTACGCGGAGTCCAAGGTGCGGGTCGAGGACGACCTGCACGCCCTCGCCGACGACGACTTCAGCCCGGTGTACATGCGCAACGCCACCGCCTTCGGCTACTCGCCGCGACTGCGCGCCGACATCGTCCTGAACAACCTGGTCGGCCACGCCCTCCTGTCCGGCGAGGTCCTCGTCCTCTCCGACGGCACGCCCTGGCGCCCGCTCGTCCACGCCGCCGACATCGCACGGGCCTTCACCGCCGCGCTCACCGCGCCGCGCGACGCCGTGCACGACCTGGCGTTCAACATCGGCAGCGAGACCAACAACGTCACGGTCGCCGAGATCGCCGAACAGGTCGCCGAGGCCGTGTCCGGCGCGAAGGTGCGGATCACCGGCGAGAACGGCGCCGACCCCCGCTCCTACCGCGTCGACTTCTCCCGGTTCCGCGCCGCGATCCCCGGCTTCGAGTGCGAGTGGACGGTTCTGCGCGGCGCTCTCGAACTCGCCGACGCCTACCGCAAGCACGGCCTGACCCGCGAGGACTTCGAGCAGCGCTTCACCCGCCTCGCCGTGCTGCGCGCGGCGTCCGACGCCGGCACCGTCGACGACACCCTGCGGTGGCGCCGATGA
- the rfbC gene encoding dTDP-4-dehydrorhamnose 3,5-epimerase codes for MKAIQVPEIDGAFLFEPTPYADERGFFSRTFDADVVRSVGLDPHAFVQDSLSRSARGVLRGMHLRSGAGEAKLVRCSYGKIFDVVVDLRKDSPTYLGRAFFELSDETQLTLYIPAGCAHGFQALTGTADTSYRINRPHDPAEDVTIAFDDPELAIPWPLPPAMMSRRDREAPSLAEVLKQKES; via the coding sequence GTGAAAGCCATCCAAGTCCCCGAGATCGACGGCGCGTTCCTCTTCGAGCCGACGCCGTACGCCGACGAACGCGGCTTCTTCAGCCGCACCTTCGACGCCGACGTGGTCCGCTCCGTGGGCCTCGACCCGCACGCCTTCGTCCAGGACAGCCTGTCCCGCTCGGCACGCGGCGTGCTGCGCGGGATGCACCTGCGCTCCGGCGCGGGCGAGGCCAAGCTCGTGCGGTGCTCGTACGGAAAGATCTTCGACGTCGTCGTGGACCTGCGGAAAGACTCGCCGACGTACCTGGGCCGGGCCTTCTTCGAGCTGTCCGACGAGACACAGCTGACCCTGTACATCCCCGCGGGGTGCGCGCACGGCTTCCAGGCGCTGACCGGGACCGCCGACACCTCGTACCGCATCAACCGCCCGCACGACCCGGCCGAGGACGTCACCATCGCCTTCGACGACCCCGAGCTCGCCATCCCGTGGCCGCTGCCGCCCGCGATGATGTCCCGGCGGGACCGCGAGGCGCCGAGCCTCGCCGAGGTACTGAAGCAGAAAGAGAGCTGA
- a CDS encoding PIG-L deacetylase family protein yields the protein MIRLGAGPLERVVAVGAHCDDIAIGAGGTLLTMCAARPGLRVDALVLSGGGSEREQEELAALAAFCPGAELAVTVLKLPDGRMPVHWDEAKAAVEELRARTEPDLVLAPRTDDAHQDHRGLAQLIPTAFRDHLVLGYEIVKWDGDLGRPTAYQPLSPETAEEKVRLLQEHYPSQRHRPWYDREAFLGLARIRGIECHARYAEAFAVTKLALKLGD from the coding sequence GTGATCAGGCTCGGGGCGGGCCCCCTGGAACGCGTCGTGGCGGTGGGCGCGCACTGCGACGACATCGCCATCGGGGCGGGCGGCACGCTCCTCACGATGTGCGCGGCACGGCCGGGCCTGCGCGTCGACGCGCTGGTGCTCTCCGGCGGCGGCAGCGAACGGGAGCAGGAGGAGCTGGCCGCGCTCGCCGCCTTCTGCCCCGGCGCCGAACTCGCCGTCACCGTGCTCAAGCTGCCCGACGGCCGGATGCCCGTGCACTGGGACGAGGCCAAGGCCGCCGTCGAGGAGCTGCGCGCACGCACCGAACCCGACCTGGTCCTCGCCCCGCGCACCGACGACGCCCACCAGGACCACCGCGGCCTCGCACAGCTGATCCCCACCGCGTTCCGCGACCACCTCGTACTCGGCTACGAGATCGTCAAGTGGGACGGCGACCTCGGCCGCCCCACCGCGTACCAGCCGCTGTCACCGGAGACCGCCGAGGAGAAGGTACGGCTCCTCCAGGAGCACTACCCCTCACAACGGCACCGGCCCTGGTACGACCGCGAGGCCTTCCTCGGCCTCGCCCGGATCCGCGGAATCGAATGCCACGCGCGCTACGCCGAGGCGTTCGCCGTCACCAAACTCGCTCTCAAGCTGGGGGATTGA
- a CDS encoding glycosyltransferase family 2 protein translates to MTATRGSNPRLSIGLPVYNGEEYLAESLDALLGQTYEDFELVISDNASADGTQDICRKYAARDSRIRYIRLTRNIGAAPNHNYVFTECRGELFKWASHDDLYARDLLRRCVEALDERPHVILAHADQAVIDGDGKVKVPYEYTLATDSPRAPERFRSMLFEPGGDDFYGVMRADVLRRVKPHDSYHHADRTFVAEIGLHGPFHQVPELLYFRRDHPTRAERANPSKRSRCVNLDPRRAGLLHPTPRLLAEYVAGFVSAIRRAPLSAADRRACYGHLAAWMTSRARPGAGERVEDRAPVDPAESAVSVDALVAGREGRGA, encoded by the coding sequence ATGACTGCAACTCGGGGCAGCAACCCGCGGCTGAGCATCGGCCTGCCCGTGTACAACGGCGAGGAGTACCTCGCCGAGTCCCTCGACGCCCTGCTCGGCCAGACCTACGAGGACTTCGAGCTGGTCATCTCGGACAACGCGTCGGCCGACGGGACCCAGGACATCTGCCGCAAGTACGCCGCGCGGGACTCCCGCATCCGCTACATCCGGCTCACCCGCAACATCGGCGCCGCACCGAACCACAACTACGTGTTCACCGAGTGCCGCGGCGAACTCTTCAAGTGGGCCTCGCACGACGACCTGTACGCCAGGGACCTCCTGCGGCGCTGCGTGGAGGCCCTCGACGAGCGGCCGCACGTGATCCTCGCCCACGCCGACCAGGCCGTCATCGACGGCGACGGCAAGGTCAAGGTCCCCTACGAGTACACGCTCGCCACCGACTCGCCGCGCGCGCCCGAGCGCTTCCGCAGCATGCTGTTCGAGCCCGGCGGCGACGACTTCTACGGCGTGATGCGGGCCGACGTCCTGCGCCGCGTGAAACCGCACGACAGCTACCACCACGCGGACCGCACCTTCGTCGCCGAGATCGGCCTGCACGGCCCCTTCCACCAGGTGCCCGAACTCCTCTACTTCCGCCGCGACCACCCCACCCGCGCCGAACGCGCCAACCCCTCCAAGCGCTCCCGGTGCGTCAACCTGGACCCGAGGCGCGCAGGGCTGCTGCACCCCACGCCCCGTCTCCTCGCCGAGTACGTCGCCGGGTTCGTCTCGGCGATCCGGCGGGCACCGCTCTCCGCGGCCGACCGGCGCGCCTGCTACGGCCACCTGGCCGCCTGGATGACCAGCCGGGCCCGCCCCGGCGCCGGTGAACGCGTCGAGGACCGCGCCCCCGTCGACCCCGCCGAGTCCGCCGTCTCCGTCGACGCCCTCGTGGCCGGACGTGAGGGGCGGGGGGCATGA
- a CDS encoding DUF4910 domain-containing protein, protein MTETGRRMHALVERLYPLCRSITGDGVRATLQIVDEYVPLTVHEVPTGTQVLDWTVPQEWNIRDAYVADSTGRRVVDFAASSLHVLGYSVPVAATVPLAELREHLHTLPDHPSWVPYRTSYYKPEWGFCLSQETLDALPDGDYEVRIDSTLADGHLTYAEHVVPGQVADEVIVSCHVCHPSLANDNLAGIAVATFLARALAEENPYYTYRFIFAPGTVGAITWLARNAERIEQVKHGLVLACAGDSGRLTYKQSRRGDAEIDRVLRHVLNVSERPHRIAEFTPYGYDERQYCSPGFDLGVGSLSRTPYAGYPEYHTSADNPDFVSPEAMADTLSVCREAFGILDRNRTYQNLSPYGEPQLGRRGLYDALGGRSDTKQAQMAMLWVLNLSDGDHSLLDVAERSGLPFDAVAVAADALHGAGLLKA, encoded by the coding sequence ATGACCGAGACCGGCAGGCGGATGCACGCGCTGGTGGAGCGGCTCTACCCGCTCTGCCGGAGCATCACGGGCGACGGCGTGCGCGCCACCCTGCAGATCGTCGACGAGTACGTCCCGCTCACCGTGCACGAGGTGCCGACCGGGACGCAGGTGCTCGACTGGACGGTGCCGCAGGAGTGGAACATCCGGGACGCGTACGTCGCCGACTCCACGGGCCGCAGGGTCGTCGACTTCGCCGCGTCCAGCCTGCACGTGCTCGGCTACAGCGTGCCGGTCGCGGCGACCGTGCCGCTCGCCGAGCTGCGCGAGCATCTGCACACCCTGCCGGACCATCCGAGCTGGGTGCCGTACCGCACCAGTTACTACAAGCCGGAGTGGGGTTTCTGCCTCTCCCAGGAGACCCTGGACGCGCTGCCGGACGGCGACTACGAGGTGCGCATCGACTCCACGCTCGCCGACGGCCACCTCACCTACGCCGAGCACGTCGTCCCCGGGCAGGTCGCCGACGAGGTGATCGTCTCCTGCCACGTCTGCCACCCGTCGCTGGCCAACGACAACCTGGCAGGCATCGCGGTGGCGACGTTCCTCGCCCGGGCGCTGGCCGAGGAGAACCCGTACTACACCTACAGGTTCATCTTCGCGCCCGGCACCGTCGGCGCGATCACCTGGCTGGCGCGGAACGCCGAGCGGATCGAACAGGTCAAGCACGGGCTCGTGCTGGCCTGCGCGGGCGACTCGGGGCGGCTCACGTACAAGCAGAGCAGGCGCGGCGACGCGGAGATCGACCGGGTGCTGCGGCACGTCCTCAACGTCTCCGAACGCCCGCACCGCATCGCCGAGTTCACGCCGTACGGCTACGACGAGCGGCAGTACTGCTCGCCCGGGTTCGACCTCGGCGTGGGCTCCCTCAGCCGCACCCCGTACGCCGGATACCCCGAGTACCACACCTCGGCGGACAACCCCGACTTCGTCTCCCCGGAGGCGATGGCGGACACCCTGTCCGTCTGCCGCGAGGCGTTCGGCATCCTCGACCGCAACCGGACGTACCAGAACCTGAGCCCCTACGGAGAACCGCAGTTGGGGCGCCGCGGGCTCTACGACGCGCTCGGCGGCCGCAGCGACACCAAGCAGGCCCAGATGGCCATGCTCTGGGTGCTCAACCTCTCCGACGGCGACCACAGCCTGCTCGACGTCGCCGAACGGTCCGGGCTGCCGTTCGACGCCGTCGCCGTCGCGGCCGACGCCCTGCACGGCGCAGGGCTGCTCAAGGCATGA